The following coding sequences lie in one Arthrobacter sp. SLBN-122 genomic window:
- a CDS encoding DUF3040 domain-containing protein yields MPLSEHEQKLLEQLEKQLHEDDPKFANSMGSDPGRSWSTRHVVIGVLCALAGVFLLLVGVTLQNIFVGVLGFVVMGGGVYFATMRSSRGTAGAKAGGGKPGKQRSSFMSNLEERWDERRRGEP; encoded by the coding sequence ATGCCGCTGTCGGAGCACGAACAGAAGCTGCTTGAGCAGCTTGAAAAGCAGCTTCACGAGGACGACCCGAAGTTCGCGAACTCAATGGGTTCGGACCCGGGACGTTCCTGGTCCACGAGGCACGTGGTTATTGGGGTCCTCTGCGCACTTGCCGGCGTATTCCTGTTGCTGGTCGGTGTCACGCTCCAGAACATATTTGTCGGCGTACTGGGCTTCGTGGTGATGGGCGGGGGAGTCTACTTCGCCACCATGCGCAGTTCCCGCGGGACGGCCGGGGCCAAGGCCGGAGGGGGCAAACCCGGCAAGCAACGGAGTTCGTTCATGAGCAACCTTGAAGAGCGCTGGGACGAGCGCCGGAGGGGCGAGCCGTAA
- a CDS encoding peptidoglycan D,D-transpeptidase FtsI family protein: protein MAETTGKAGKSKAPNATKRLRLGLGVMLTLLLVVGGKLFLVQGLDVGGMAEAALNSRMTSAILPAERGSILDSRGTVLANSVIRYNIVVDQRVNTKTDAYKRLEPQADGHDKLVDVSRDQAISELAAALGMDTNAVRDAVTGEQPYYIVAKDVKPDVEDRISKLQVPGIVAEGVSKRVYPNGAVAGGVVGFLQDGTTGQAGIEQTQDDQLKGKDGKRLFEIGADGLRIPVGLDELTPPQNGKDVKLTLNSDLQYFAQQAVQSQTDKLSAEWGVIIVMDAKTGNLLALADTNSPDPNNPGLVAAKDRGVRSVTAAYEPGSVEKMMTAAAVIDEGLASPLDHFTIPPTYTVDGQTFSDAFAHGTEERTLAGIIGYSMNTGTVMAGQRLSKEQRYDWLKKFGIGEAPDIGLPATAGGILTPPDQWDGRQQYTVLFGQGVSQSTLQTVRAYQSIANNGVMLQPRLIDSYISPDGTEEKVPAQPSRQIVSESTAQQVQDILESAVTEGEIKDAGIDGYRVGAKTGTSESPCDDGKSGYCGYTASIVGMAPMDDPRFIVEVVLQRPKGSIYGITNGPVFRSVMSQALRTYNVQPSTGQPARMPQYAK, encoded by the coding sequence GTGGCGGAGACGACCGGCAAGGCAGGAAAAAGCAAGGCACCGAACGCCACCAAGCGCTTGCGCCTGGGACTGGGCGTCATGCTCACGCTCCTGCTGGTGGTGGGCGGGAAGCTCTTCCTGGTCCAGGGGCTCGACGTCGGCGGCATGGCCGAGGCGGCACTGAACAGCCGGATGACCTCGGCGATCCTTCCGGCCGAGCGGGGCAGCATCCTCGATTCACGCGGCACCGTCCTGGCCAACAGTGTGATCCGCTACAACATCGTGGTTGACCAGCGGGTCAATACGAAGACCGACGCCTATAAGCGGCTCGAGCCACAGGCCGACGGCCATGACAAGCTGGTGGATGTCAGCCGCGACCAGGCAATTTCCGAACTTGCCGCCGCGCTGGGCATGGACACGAATGCCGTCCGTGACGCGGTGACCGGGGAACAGCCGTATTACATTGTGGCCAAGGACGTGAAGCCCGACGTCGAGGACCGCATCTCCAAGCTCCAGGTTCCCGGCATCGTTGCCGAGGGCGTCAGTAAGCGCGTCTACCCGAACGGTGCCGTGGCAGGCGGTGTTGTGGGCTTCCTCCAGGACGGCACCACCGGGCAGGCCGGCATTGAGCAGACGCAGGACGACCAGCTCAAGGGCAAGGACGGCAAGCGACTGTTCGAGATCGGCGCCGACGGGCTCCGCATCCCGGTGGGCCTGGACGAGCTGACCCCGCCGCAGAACGGCAAGGACGTCAAGCTCACGCTCAACTCGGATCTTCAGTATTTTGCCCAGCAGGCGGTCCAGAGCCAGACTGACAAACTCAGCGCCGAATGGGGCGTCATCATCGTGATGGACGCCAAGACCGGGAACCTGCTTGCCCTGGCCGACACCAACTCCCCGGACCCCAACAACCCCGGCCTCGTGGCAGCCAAGGACCGTGGCGTCCGGTCCGTGACTGCGGCCTATGAGCCCGGCTCGGTGGAGAAGATGATGACGGCGGCGGCCGTGATCGATGAGGGACTTGCCAGCCCCCTGGACCACTTCACCATTCCGCCCACCTACACCGTGGACGGCCAGACCTTCAGCGACGCTTTTGCCCACGGCACGGAGGAACGGACGCTGGCGGGCATCATCGGCTACTCCATGAACACCGGAACGGTCATGGCAGGGCAGCGGCTCAGCAAGGAGCAGCGGTACGACTGGCTGAAGAAGTTCGGCATCGGCGAAGCTCCTGACATCGGACTCCCCGCCACGGCAGGCGGCATCCTCACGCCCCCGGACCAGTGGGACGGGCGCCAGCAGTACACCGTCCTGTTCGGGCAGGGCGTTTCCCAGTCCACGCTGCAGACGGTCCGTGCCTACCAGAGCATCGCCAACAACGGTGTCATGCTGCAGCCGCGGCTGATCGATTCGTACATTTCCCCTGACGGTACCGAGGAGAAAGTACCGGCCCAGCCGTCGCGGCAGATTGTCTCCGAAAGCACGGCCCAGCAGGTCCAGGACATCCTGGAAAGCGCCGTCACCGAAGGCGAAATCAAGGACGCCGGGATCGACGGGTACCGCGTGGGAGCCAAGACCGGTACATCCGAATCACCCTGCGACGACGGCAAGTCCGGCTACTGCGGGTACACCGCCTCCATTGTGGGAATGGCGCCGATGGATGATCCGCGGTTTATTGTGGAGGTGGTCCTCCAGCGGCCGAAGGGCAGCATCTACGGCATCACCAACGGGCCGGTGTTCCGGTCCGTCATGAGCCAGGCGCTGCGGACCTACAACGTCCAGCCTTCGACCGGCCAGCCGGCCAGAATGCCGCAGTACGCCAAGTAG
- the dinB gene encoding DNA polymerase IV — protein MNQPSAVRPPGRRPTCIMHVDMDAFFVSVELRTRPELRGKPVIVGFPGERSVVLSGSYEARAFGVKSAMPMAVAMRMCPQAVVIEPRHKLYYEVSGQLMAIFESITGLVEPLSVDEAFLDVTGALRRLGPPRGIGELIRRRVSAELGITASVGIAETKFVAKIASTRCKPDGLLLIGPEQTVPYLHSLPVGALWGVGAKTGEVLANMGIRTVADVAATPVSSLKKVLGATGEHVHRLAWGIDPRPVTPVRLEKSIGAEETFAVDTTDDALLRRELLRLSHRTATRLRSSGMVARTVALKLRFADFSTITRSRTVQTPVDSAQLIYAVALQLLESLGARAMAVRLVGVRAEQLEEAARTSLQLSIDRREENWRAAEQALDQVARKFGNKSVLPARLMEQESRPGDGSGRPA, from the coding sequence ATGAACCAGCCATCCGCCGTGCGCCCTCCGGGCCGCAGGCCCACGTGCATCATGCATGTGGACATGGATGCTTTCTTTGTTTCGGTGGAGCTCCGGACGCGCCCGGAACTCCGCGGCAAGCCGGTTATTGTCGGCTTCCCGGGGGAACGGTCGGTGGTCCTCTCAGGATCCTACGAGGCCCGCGCCTTCGGTGTTAAGTCCGCTATGCCCATGGCTGTGGCAATGCGGATGTGTCCGCAGGCGGTGGTCATTGAACCCCGCCACAAGCTGTACTACGAGGTGTCTGGGCAACTGATGGCCATCTTCGAATCCATCACCGGACTCGTCGAGCCGCTCAGTGTTGACGAGGCCTTCCTGGACGTCACGGGAGCACTGCGGCGGCTTGGGCCGCCCAGGGGAATCGGTGAGCTCATCCGCCGGCGGGTGTCAGCTGAACTGGGCATCACTGCATCGGTGGGGATCGCGGAAACCAAGTTCGTGGCGAAGATCGCCTCGACACGGTGCAAGCCCGACGGCCTGCTGCTCATCGGCCCGGAGCAAACCGTGCCCTATCTTCACAGCCTCCCGGTAGGTGCCCTCTGGGGCGTCGGCGCCAAGACCGGAGAGGTGCTCGCGAACATGGGGATCCGGACTGTGGCGGATGTGGCGGCGACCCCCGTGTCCTCCTTGAAGAAGGTCCTTGGCGCCACCGGCGAACACGTACACCGGCTTGCCTGGGGAATCGATCCCCGTCCCGTTACCCCGGTGCGCCTGGAAAAGAGTATTGGTGCCGAAGAGACCTTTGCCGTGGACACCACCGATGATGCGCTCCTTCGCCGGGAACTGCTGCGGCTGTCCCACCGTACCGCCACCCGCCTCCGGAGCTCCGGAATGGTGGCCCGGACGGTAGCGCTGAAGCTGCGCTTCGCCGACTTTTCCACCATCACGCGCAGCAGGACGGTCCAGACGCCGGTGGACAGCGCCCAGCTGATCTACGCGGTGGCGCTCCAGCTCCTGGAGTCGCTGGGGGCACGGGCCATGGCTGTGCGGCTGGTGGGGGTCAGGGCTGAGCAGTTGGAGGAGGCGGCCCGCACTTCGCTCCAGCTAAGCATCGACCGCCGGGAAGAGAACTGGCGGGCAGCTGAACAGGCACTGGACCAGGTGGCGCGCAAATTCGGCAACAAGTCCGTCCTGCCCGCCCGCCTGATGGAGCAGGAAAGCCGGCCGGGAGACGGTTCCGGGCGGCCCGCCTAA
- the rsmH gene encoding 16S rRNA (cytosine(1402)-N(4))-methyltransferase RsmH has product MTDQPKPTSERHVPVLRDRCINLLAPGFEAARLRGETPIAVDTTLGMGGHSEAMLQRFPDLHLIGIDRDEEALALAGERLAPFAARTDLVHAVYDEIQDVLEDLGVPEVHGILMDLGVSSLQLDERGRGFAYSFDAPLDMRMDTSRGQTAADVVNTYSEEDLVRIIRKWGEEKFAGRIANRIVAARAVKPFTTTGELVEQIRSVVPASAAKSGGHPAKRTFQALRIEVNEELDVLERAVPAAVASLALGGRIVVMSYHSLEDKIVKGVFQARSKSSAPLGFPVELEEHKPELKTLTKGTEVPTAVEIAENPRAASARLRAAERIRARRAA; this is encoded by the coding sequence GTGACCGATCAACCCAAGCCCACGTCCGAACGCCATGTGCCGGTCCTTCGCGACCGGTGCATCAATTTGTTGGCACCGGGGTTCGAAGCAGCAAGGCTGCGCGGCGAGACCCCCATTGCCGTGGATACAACCCTGGGCATGGGCGGCCACTCCGAGGCAATGCTCCAGCGCTTCCCCGATCTCCACCTCATCGGTATTGACCGTGATGAAGAAGCACTGGCACTGGCGGGGGAGCGGCTCGCTCCGTTCGCCGCCCGGACTGATCTGGTCCACGCCGTGTACGACGAAATACAGGACGTCCTGGAAGACCTCGGCGTACCTGAAGTCCACGGAATCCTGATGGACCTGGGCGTTTCCTCACTGCAGCTGGATGAGCGTGGGCGCGGTTTTGCCTACTCCTTTGATGCGCCGCTGGACATGCGCATGGATACCAGCCGGGGCCAGACGGCGGCCGATGTGGTCAATACCTACAGCGAAGAGGACCTGGTCCGGATCATCCGCAAATGGGGCGAGGAAAAGTTCGCCGGCCGGATCGCCAACCGGATCGTCGCGGCACGTGCCGTCAAGCCATTTACCACCACCGGCGAACTGGTGGAGCAGATCCGGTCCGTGGTTCCCGCGTCCGCAGCGAAGTCCGGTGGACATCCTGCCAAGCGGACCTTCCAGGCCCTGAGGATCGAGGTCAACGAGGAACTCGACGTCCTGGAACGCGCCGTTCCCGCCGCCGTCGCTTCCCTGGCCCTCGGCGGCCGCATCGTGGTCATGTCCTACCACTCGCTGGAAGACAAGATCGTCAAAGGCGTTTTCCAGGCCCGCTCCAAGTCTTCTGCTCCGCTTGGCTTCCCCGTTGAGCTGGAAGAGCACAAACCCGAACTCAAGACCCTGACCAAAGGCACCGAGGTGCCCACCGCCGTCGAAATCGCCGAAAATCCGCGCGCTGCCTCCGCCAGGCTTCGCGCGGCAGAACGTATCAGAGCCAGGAGAGCTGCATGA
- a CDS encoding UDP-N-acetylmuramoyl-L-alanyl-D-glutamate--2,6-diaminopimelate ligase, whose product MSEFTTPGSDTVPDENPGRFRPAAVAAVPLAAVGQAVGVSVPAPAADVEITGISINSRTVEPGDLYVALPGASRHGADFATDAIGAGAAAVLTDDAGAHLLALSADTPVPVLVVDKPRNEVGPLSAMIYRSQSADGRPLQLFGVTGTNGKTTTTYFITSLLRALGRQSGLIGTIEILAGGEPIPSLLTTPESPEVHGLLALMHERGLDAAAMEVSSHAISYQRVDGLVFDVAGFTNLTQDHLDLHHTMDGYFATKAELFTPGRARRAVVTVDDEWGRRLAGNSEVPITTLSTSGRTTADWTVSAASPRGLGTDFTLTGPSGAVLNVHTGLPGSFNVANAALAALMVLTSGVDAAELQAALDRADPFSTAVPGRMQLVAGQPAAVVDFAHNTDALARALEAVRSPEPDSRLIVVFGATGQRDQGKRPAMGAIAARLADTVIITDDDPHDEDAAAIRADVLAGAREAVEKESLHADLVEIFPRDEAIRHAVGLARPQDTILVAGRGHEVWQEVKGVNLALDDRVELRNALTARGFNVLHDDRIES is encoded by the coding sequence GTGTCAGAGTTCACCACGCCCGGCAGCGATACTGTCCCGGACGAAAATCCGGGCCGCTTCCGGCCCGCAGCCGTGGCGGCGGTCCCGCTGGCCGCCGTCGGGCAGGCCGTGGGCGTATCCGTACCCGCTCCAGCCGCCGACGTGGAAATCACTGGCATCTCGATCAATTCACGCACCGTCGAGCCCGGCGACCTGTACGTGGCCCTGCCCGGGGCCAGCAGGCACGGCGCCGACTTCGCCACGGACGCCATCGGGGCCGGCGCCGCGGCCGTCCTCACGGACGATGCCGGTGCGCACCTGCTGGCCCTCTCCGCGGACACGCCGGTGCCCGTGCTCGTCGTCGACAAGCCACGCAATGAGGTGGGACCCCTCTCCGCCATGATTTACCGGAGCCAGTCCGCCGACGGCCGTCCGCTGCAGCTTTTCGGCGTCACCGGGACCAACGGGAAGACCACCACCACCTACTTCATCACCTCGCTTCTGCGCGCGCTGGGGCGGCAGTCCGGCCTGATCGGCACCATCGAGATCCTGGCCGGAGGGGAGCCCATCCCCAGCCTCCTCACCACGCCGGAATCGCCTGAGGTCCACGGACTCCTCGCACTCATGCACGAGCGCGGGCTGGACGCCGCGGCCATGGAGGTGTCCTCCCATGCGATCTCGTACCAGCGGGTGGACGGCCTGGTCTTCGACGTCGCAGGGTTCACCAACCTCACCCAGGACCACCTGGACCTGCACCACACGATGGACGGGTACTTCGCCACCAAAGCAGAGCTCTTCACACCGGGCCGCGCCCGCAGGGCCGTGGTCACGGTCGACGACGAGTGGGGCCGGCGCCTGGCCGGCAACAGCGAGGTGCCCATCACCACGCTCAGCACAAGCGGCCGGACGACGGCGGACTGGACAGTCAGCGCTGCCTCGCCACGCGGCCTCGGCACCGACTTCACCCTGACAGGGCCCTCCGGTGCCGTCCTGAACGTCCACACCGGGCTGCCCGGCAGCTTCAACGTTGCCAACGCCGCCCTGGCCGCGCTCATGGTTCTCACGTCCGGGGTTGACGCCGCCGAACTGCAAGCCGCCCTGGACCGCGCCGATCCGTTCAGCACGGCCGTGCCCGGGCGCATGCAGCTGGTCGCCGGGCAGCCGGCCGCCGTGGTGGATTTCGCCCACAACACCGACGCCCTGGCACGGGCCCTGGAAGCAGTCCGCTCACCGGAACCGGACTCCCGCCTGATCGTTGTCTTCGGTGCCACCGGACAGCGTGACCAGGGCAAGCGCCCGGCCATGGGAGCCATTGCCGCCCGACTTGCCGACACCGTGATCATCACCGATGACGATCCGCACGACGAGGACGCAGCAGCGATCCGGGCCGACGTGCTGGCCGGCGCGCGGGAAGCCGTGGAGAAAGAGTCCCTGCACGCCGACCTGGTGGAGATCTTCCCGCGGGATGAGGCCATCCGGCACGCCGTGGGCCTGGCACGGCCGCAGGACACCATCCTGGTGGCCGGCCGCGGCCATGAGGTCTGGCAGGAAGTGAAAGGCGTGAACCTCGCCCTGGACGACAGGGTGGAACTGCGCAACGCCTTGACAGCCAGGGGATTCAACGTTCTCCATGACGACCGGATAGAGTCCTAG
- the mraZ gene encoding division/cell wall cluster transcriptional repressor MraZ: MFLGTHSPRLDEKGRIILPAKFREELASGLVLTRGQERCIYVFSEKEFARVHEQMREAPISSKQARDYIRVFLSGASDEVPDKQGRVTIPPALREYAGLGRELAVIGAGTRAEIWDAQAWNEYLAEKETAFSETDDPIPGIL, encoded by the coding sequence GTGTTTCTGGGCACTCACTCGCCGCGTCTGGATGAAAAGGGACGGATCATTCTCCCCGCCAAGTTCCGCGAGGAGCTTGCCAGCGGCCTGGTGCTCACAAGGGGCCAGGAACGTTGCATCTACGTCTTCAGCGAGAAGGAATTTGCGCGGGTCCACGAGCAGATGCGGGAGGCACCAATCTCCTCCAAGCAGGCGCGTGACTATATCCGCGTATTTCTCTCTGGAGCCTCGGACGAGGTACCTGACAAGCAGGGGCGCGTGACCATTCCACCGGCGCTCCGGGAGTATGCAGGACTCGGAAGGGAACTTGCCGTCATCGGCGCCGGTACCCGCGCCGAGATCTGGGACGCCCAGGCTTGGAATGAATACCTTGCGGAGAAGGAAACAGCCTTTTCCGAAACTGACGATCCCATTCCGGGCATTCTCTGA
- a CDS encoding UDP-N-acetylmuramoyl-tripeptide--D-alanyl-D-alanine ligase: MIAFTAAEIAEITSGRLDADPGITPLSVVTDSREATPGSLYVAKPGEHADGHDFMEAAFAAGAVLALVERPVEAPEGTAYPSIVVADAVLAMGALAAEAVRRIRAARAAAGEQLTVVGITGSAGKTTTKDLLAGILATQGNTIAPQGSYNGEVGVPLTVFRADADTRYLVIEMGATGIGHIRYLAEMVKPDIGVVLAVGTAHAGEFGGVENIALAKGEMVEGLSAAGTAIINLDDERVAAMRSRTSAKVLGFSADGRQDAQVRALNADTNAGGSPEFDLQLPNGDAPLHVSSRLIGAHHMGNLLAAAAAAWAAGVTGDHIAASLSSQAAASRWRMERTERPDGVTIINDAYNANPESMRAALRTLADLGRGRRTWAVLGAMLELGDDSIREHTAVGTQVVRLNISRLLVVGREARALYVSAVQEGSWGDECLFAETVDEAHDILDAELQPGDLVLFKSSNSVGLRHLGDRIALPPTPTPADERSTLL; encoded by the coding sequence ATGATTGCATTTACTGCGGCGGAAATCGCCGAAATCACCAGCGGGCGCCTGGACGCCGATCCCGGAATTACGCCCCTCTCGGTGGTGACGGATTCACGCGAAGCCACGCCCGGTTCGCTTTACGTCGCAAAGCCGGGCGAGCACGCCGACGGCCACGACTTCATGGAAGCCGCTTTTGCCGCCGGAGCTGTCCTGGCCCTTGTCGAGCGCCCGGTCGAAGCCCCGGAAGGTACCGCCTACCCGTCCATCGTGGTTGCGGACGCCGTCCTTGCGATGGGCGCCCTGGCCGCCGAAGCGGTCCGCCGCATCCGTGCCGCCCGTGCAGCAGCGGGGGAGCAGCTGACCGTCGTGGGCATCACCGGTTCAGCCGGCAAAACCACCACCAAGGACCTGCTGGCCGGGATCCTTGCCACGCAAGGCAACACCATCGCGCCCCAGGGCTCCTACAACGGTGAGGTTGGCGTGCCGCTGACCGTCTTCCGGGCCGACGCCGACACCCGCTACCTGGTCATCGAGATGGGGGCCACAGGGATCGGCCACATCCGCTACCTCGCGGAGATGGTCAAGCCCGACATCGGAGTGGTCCTGGCAGTGGGCACCGCACACGCCGGAGAGTTCGGCGGGGTGGAGAACATTGCGCTGGCCAAGGGCGAGATGGTTGAAGGCCTTTCCGCCGCCGGCACCGCCATCATCAATCTCGACGACGAACGCGTCGCCGCCATGCGCAGCCGTACCTCGGCCAAGGTCCTCGGTTTTTCCGCCGACGGACGCCAGGACGCACAGGTCCGGGCGCTGAATGCTGATACCAATGCGGGGGGCAGCCCCGAATTCGACCTCCAGCTGCCCAACGGCGATGCACCCCTCCATGTGAGCAGCCGGCTGATCGGAGCGCACCACATGGGAAACCTGCTGGCAGCCGCGGCAGCCGCATGGGCCGCCGGAGTGACGGGAGACCACATTGCTGCCTCGCTGAGCAGCCAGGCAGCCGCCAGCCGCTGGCGCATGGAACGCACGGAGCGGCCGGACGGCGTCACCATCATCAACGATGCCTACAACGCCAACCCCGAATCCATGCGTGCCGCTCTCCGGACGCTGGCAGACCTCGGCCGCGGCCGCCGCACCTGGGCGGTCCTGGGAGCCATGCTGGAACTGGGCGATGACTCCATCCGCGAGCACACCGCCGTGGGCACCCAGGTGGTGCGCCTCAACATCTCGCGGCTGCTGGTGGTGGGCCGGGAAGCGCGCGCCCTCTACGTCTCCGCGGTACAGGAAGGGTCCTGGGGCGACGAATGCCTGTTCGCCGAAACCGTGGATGAGGCCCACGACATCCTCGACGCCGAGCTCCAGCCGGGCGACCTGGTGCTGTTCAAGTCCTCCAACAGCGTGGGGCTGCGCCATTTGGGCGATCGGATAGCATTACCCCCAACCCCGACCCCTGCCGACGAAAGGAGCACTCTGCTGTGA